cttgatttcggctcaggtcatgagctcggggtcgtgagatggagccccgtgttgggctccgcgctgggctagagtctgcttgagagaaaCTGTCTCCTtctcccctacccctctccccctctctaaaaaataaaaataaaggaacaaatatttttaaaaaaataatcaacatgTCTTGAGCCTTTGCCCAGCATAAACGAGGCTCATCACACGGTTATCTCCCTTGGTCTTCCAAAAGACCCACTGAGATGGTGATGAAGAGCACCCCCAGTTTAGGGAAGGAGGAATAGGGGGGAGGTGAGTCAGCTACCACAGTCAGAGATCCAGGATTGgcacccaggcagtctggctccataGCCATACTCTTAtcccctcctccagcccaccCCACCAGAGGTAGGGGACATCAGGCCAAGCACCTTTCAGAAGGCAGGGGTGGACTTCACCTTTCGCTCTCCAGCCCCAGCTAGGTGCCGAGCACTCCAGGGCCACGGATGGAATGAATAACCCAAACCCCAGCAACTGACCCAGAACCGCGCTTCCGATCCCAGGCTGTGAGCCCCAACATACCTCCTTgagggcctgcctctccctctcagcCTCCTTCAGGTGCTGGCGGCCCTCGTTCTCCAGCACCTGCAGCCGCTCCTCAGCTGCCTCAGCCCGGGCCCTCAGTCTGGGCGCCTCGCGCTCCCACTGCCTCCGCTCTCGGCCTGTGGCTGCCAGGGCCTCTGTCAGCGCCTCCCGTTCCCTCGATGCGGCCTCCAGCTCCCGGCCGGCTGCCTCCACGGCCTCCCGCAGCCGAGCCTGCTCCCGGGCCTGGGCCTCCACCTCCCCCTGGGCCTCGGTCTCTGCCTTCCGTGCCTGAGCCAGCTCCTCGGAGAGGCGGGCAGCCTCCGTGCCTCGGGCCTCCAGCCTCCGGGCCTGGGCCTCTAGCTCCGCTCGAAGGGCCTCAGCCTCTTTCCTGAGCTGCACCACCTCCTCCCTCAGGGCCTCCTGCTCTGGGACACCACCAGCCAGCATCTCCCCTGGGATCGGCCCTTCCCAGGTCTGGGCCTCTGGCGCCCCTTCCGACTTCTGCTGTGGATTTTGCTGGCCTGGGTCCCCAACCATCCCCTCCAGCTTCTGTTCATGctctctggcttctctctgcCCTTGGGGTAGGTCCAGCCCTTGGCCTGgggtctcctgctcctccagcTGCCCACGGAGGCTGAGCTCTGAGGGTCCAGGCTTGCTTGCAGGGCCCTCTTGCCTCAGTACCTGGGCTTTGGGCCCTGGCTCTCCAGTCTCTCCTCCCAACAGCTCAGCCTGAATTTCCACCCCTGGAACTTGAGGCGAGACCACAGCGCTGGGGGTCTGGAGAAGGGCTCCGTGGCCAGCCTCCTCCAGGGACTCCTGTGTTGCTACCACACGGCCTGATTCCTGGACGGTCAAGTCTGAGGTCTGGGGGGCCGCGGCAGCCACCTGGAGGGGTCTCTCTATCACCTGTGGGTCTGAGTCAGAAGCCTGGGGAGGCACAGCTACTCTCTCAAGGGCCGAGTCTGATACCGGGGGAGCCGGGTCCAAGGCCTGGGTGCCTTCATCCCCCACCTGGCCGGCCAAACCCTGGGGGCCCAGGTCTGAGGCCAGGCAAGTCTGGGGAGTCACATCCAGCTCTGGAACCAAGGAGTCCTCgctctgctcctccagcagggggTGCTGAGGGTACATGAGAGGAAGGGTTAAGCCCccaggaggaggcaaggaaggacctGCTAggaaggttgggggaggggactcACCTGGCCCCCAGGCTGCCCCCGGAGCACCTGCAGAAGGGCCCGAAGCTCCCGATTCTCCCTCTCCAGGGTCTGCAGCCGCCcggcctctgcctctctcacttcATCATGAAGGGAGGGGGCTGCTCCTGGCACGGGTGCTGGGACATGTGAGATGAGGTTAGGACCCCTCCCTACACTTTGCCATGATCCCTGGTTCCTCCCACACACTCATAGACCCTCCCCCCGCCACAACACCTTGGGAAGAGAATGAAGTCAGAAGCCATCCCCACTAGAGTTGCAGGAAAAGAGGCAGCCAGCCCCACAACCGCAGCCCCTCTACCGGGGCCCTACTCACCCTCCCCGGGAGAGCCCAGGGGCGGCTCCAGGCTCCGCTgaagctccagctccagctccacaTTCTCCTCTGCCAGGCGCTCCACCTGATGCCGCAGAGTGTCCAGctcctgggggaagggcagggtcAGACAAGCCTTCCCCACCACGGCCAGGCCAATGTGTGGGCTAGATCACTAGGGGAAACAAGGAGTCAGGGGTCACAGGGCGCTCTAGAGAACTCTGAGGGACCACTGGGGCCACCAGGGGTCACAGATGACAGCGTGACTGGGGGTCACTCGGGCAATCTCACCGCATGGGCCTCGCCCAGACGGGTCCGCAGCAGCAGATTCTCACGCTGAGTCTCATGCAACCTAGCACAGCGCTCTTGAGCAACCTCCAGCTGCTCCTCCAGTAGTGCCTTGGAGGCTTCCAGAGTCCCGGAGAGAACCCGTTCCTCCTGGTGGGGAGCAGAGACACCGGGATGTGATGCTGCCCCCAAGCACTCCAGGGCCACAGAcgctgccttccctccctcatcTGACCCTGCACCCCTATGCTCTCCAggccccgcctccccctcccacctgcccctccctctccagggtCTATCCAGGTACCAtttccccagcacctggccccgccccctcctgTGTAGGCCCCGCCCCTTCTCCCCAAGAACTCCCTCCCAAGGCGGCATCCCTCTAGGCTCCACCGCGAAGGGCTCTCTCCAGACAGTTCCTCCCCTGCACTCggccccaccctcctctccagGACCTACCCTTACCTAcggcccccacctctcccctccaacCGCCCCATTCTCCAGAGGGCCTTTCCCCCAGACACCACCTCACCCATTTCTCCTGGTCGCGACTGTTCTATCCATTTGACGTCGCCCTCTCTTCTCCAGGCCCAAATTCGCCCCCCGTCCTGGCCCACCCCATCCCCGGCAGGCCCCgcctcccggccccgccccgcgccccgccctcCCCAGGCCCCGCCTCCCGTCTCACCTCCAGCTGGCTTTTGCAAGCCTCGGCCACCTGTAGCCGCTCGCGACAGCGTCGCAGCTCCTCCTGCAGGCGGGGCAGGCGACCGGCCCGCTCCCGCAGCGCCTCTACCTCCTCGCGGTACAATTCGGCCCGCTTGGCCTGTCCCGACAGCGCCTGGGCCTGAGCCAGACGGTGCGGAGCTGGGGTCGGCCAGCCGCGGGCCAGAGGGATtagggaggggaaggagcccGGGTGGCGGCAGGCGATGGGACAGAGGAGGCGTGGGGAGAGGGCTAGGGAATGCGGCAGCGGCGGGGAGCATCTGAGCGCACCTCCTGGCGGAGCCGTCGGATCTCGGCCTCCAAGCCCTGCACCTCCGCCTGGGAGTCTAGCAGCAGCTCGACCTTCTCCTCCCTGAAGAAAAGGGACGCTGGAGGGGTGTGGGGACCCAGAACCCCCAGGCCTGATCCCACCCGTTTCCATCCACGTCtaatctgcccctctccctccaggcCCACTTCCCAGATGGGGGTACTCACAGCTCCTGCCTCAGGCGCCGCAGCTGGGCCTTGGTGTTGGCCAGCTGCAGGGCCAGGTGGTGTGAGGGGCCCTCTGGGGGAGTCCTGGCAGGAGCCTCTGGCAACAAGGGGGCCGGCTGTCTCTCCAGCAGCAGTTCAGCCAGCCGCTGTGGGAAGTCGAGGGTCAGAAGCCAGAAGTAACGTATCCCATGCGCCCCAGTCACCACAAGCCACATCTGGCTCTTGAAGCTCTGCTGGTCCAAAACCCTCATCCCCAACCCCACATCTGGGCCCCAacctccatccccccccccataTCTGGGTCCCTGCAGTCCTCCCATTCCTCCACCTGGGTCACAAAGCCCCCTACCTGGGCCCCCATATCACGCTCCCTTGCTAGCCTTAACAAAGTCCCCAGGAGGCTCCGGGACAGCATCTCCAGTTCCGGAGGCTCCAGCTCCCCAGGCTCGGGCCCAGCCAGTGCCAGCACCACACCGGCCCCAGGCTGCGTCACCTGGGCGGGTAGGGAGAGCAGTTCAGCGGAGGAAGGTGAGGGGCAGGGTGCCCCCAGCTGGCAGTGCCAGTCCCAGGCTATCGACCAGCCCAAGTACCTCCTGGATGGCAGCAGCCAGCTCACTCTGGACCTCAAGACTGAGGCCCTGGATGTGTCGGATGAAGAGTTCCCGGTGCTCACACTGCAGGGAGACCGGGTGGAAATGCCGGCACAGGAATCCCCCACGTCTTCGTCTTCCACGGAGGCTGAACCctacccttccctcccctgctcacctgcactGACGCCCCCAGCAGCAGCCGAAGGATGCCTTCCAACTCCTCCACCGCCTCCTCTGCAGGGCACAAGCCACGAAAAGTTACGGGTGGGGTGAGGGGATAGAAGCAGGAAGGGGTAGTAGGAGAGAGCACCTGAGAAGGGGTCAAACCCCAACGTCTGGAGGTCTGGGGGTGGCGACAGGATCAGCAGCTGCAGCTCctcctgggggcagaggagacAGGACCTAAGAGAGGGGCCTTCCCACAGGGGCCTCCCAGGCTCAgcctccccttcccagcccctcaCCTGGTAGAAGTCCCTCAGCCGGCCCCACAGGTGGTTCAGGTTCCGCACCCGCCAGGATGAAGGAGCATCACGGCCGGCGACCACCCGAGGTCCCCCTCGAGAACTAGGAGCTCTGTGGGCACAGGGAGCTAGGTGGGGGGCTCCATCAAGGCCCCACCTCCCCCAGTCAGGCTCCACCCGCCAGCCCTCAAGCTCCTCCCAGTAGCCTGTGGGGGGAGGCGCCACCTCAGACGCCTAGGCCGGCCTGTGGCTTCTTACATGATGCCCAGCACCCGGAGGAGCAGGGCCCCATCGCTGAGATGCAAGAACTTCTTCTCCGGGCAAAGgggcccctctccttcctcctcctcttccccctccggCTCCTCCGCCTCTCCCACCAGGCCGGCCAGTCCCAGGGCCTGTGGGGAGCAGAGACAAGTCAGCCGGGCCGGTTAGGAACTCCCCTCCCAGCAGAGTGACTCCCAGCCCCTTGGACCTGCCTCCTGAGCCCACGCAGCCTCCTCCTCACCTCTTCCCCAAATGCCCCTGACCCCTGCCCCATGGCTCCCTCGACTTCTCCAGCCCCACATCTgtgcccacccctgccctcagcacctccctgccccccactctcccGGACCCTCCTCCAAACCCAgcaccagcccctccctgctgctcactTCCCTTTCCCAGccgcctcccacctgccccctcacccAGGTGGCCAGGCTCCCACTCAGGAAGTCTTTGAGTCTGGGCCCCTTGCCCCCATCCATGACAGGGCCAGGGTGTTGGTCCGGC
Above is a genomic segment from Halichoerus grypus chromosome 11, mHalGry1.hap1.1, whole genome shotgun sequence containing:
- the CCDC88B gene encoding coiled-coil domain-containing protein 88B isoform X2; the protein is MDGGKGPRLKDFLSGSLATWALGLAGLVGEAEEPEGEEEEEGEGPLCPEKKFLHLSDGALLLRVLGIIAPSSRGGPRVVAGRDAPSSWRVRNLNHLWGRLRDFYQEELQLLILSPPPDLQTLGFDPFSEEAVEELEGILRLLLGASVQCEHRELFIRHIQGLSLEVQSELAAAIQEVTQPGAGVVLALAGPEPGELEPPELEMLSRSLLGTLLRLARERDMGAQRLAELLLERQPAPLLPEAPARTPPEGPSHHLALQLANTKAQLRRLRQELEEKVELLLDSQAEVQGLEAEIRRLRQEAQALSGQAKRAELYREEVEALRERAGRLPRLQEELRRCRERLQVAEACKSQLEEERVLSGTLEASKALLEEQLEVAQERCARLHETQRENLLLRTRLGEAHAELDTLRHQVERLAEENVELELELQRSLEPPLGSPGEAPVPGAAPSLHDEVREAEAGRLQTLERENRELRALLQVLRGQPGGQHPLLEEQSEDSLVPELDVTPQTCLASDLGPQGLAGQVGDEGTQALDPAPPVSDSALERVAVPPQASDSDPQVIERPLQVAAAAPQTSDLTVQESGRVVATQESLEEAGHGALLQTPSAVVSPQVPGVEIQAELLGGETGEPGPKAQVLRQEGPASKPGPSELSLRGQLEEQETPGQGLDLPQGQREAREHEQKLEGMVGDPGQQNPQQKSEGAPEAQTWEGPIPGEMLAGGVPEQEALREEVVQLRKEAEALRAELEAQARRLEARGTEAARLSEELAQARKAETEAQGEVEAQAREQARLREAVEAAGRELEAASREREALTEALAATGRERRQWEREAPRLRARAEAAEERLQVLENEGRQHLKEAERERQALKEELEKAVVRGRELGARLEHLQSELEQAALERQEFLREQEFQHQRYQGLEQRLEAELQAAATSKEEALRELKTRALQLEEELVQLRQGPEGLGSEGHAELKTPGAQSGRLIEVERSNATLVAEKVALQGQLQHLEGQLGSLQGRAQELLLQSQRAQEYSSRLQAEKSVLEMQGQELHKKLGVLEEEVRMARQSQEETRGQQQALLRDHEALAQLQRRQEAELEGLLVRHRDLKANMRALELAHRELQGRHEQLQAQRASVEAQEMALLAERERLMQDGHRQRGLEEELRRLQSEHDRAQKLLAEVSRERGELQGERGELRGRLARLELERAQLEAQSQRLRESNQQLDLSACRLTTQCELLTELRSAQEEENRQLLAEVQALSRENRELLERSLESRDHLHREQREYLDQLNALRREKQKLVEKIMDQYRVLEPGPLPRTKVPFPGTHAPGPELPLPAG
- the CCDC88B gene encoding coiled-coil domain-containing protein 88B isoform X1, which produces MDGGKGPRLKDFLSGSLATWALGLAGLVGEAEEPEGEEEEEGEGPLCPEKKFLHLSDGALLLRVLGIIAPSSRGGPRVVAGRDAPSSWRVRNLNHLWGRLRDFYQEELQLLILSPPPDLQTLGFDPFSEEAVEELEGILRLLLGASVQCEHRELFIRHIQGLSLEVQSELAAAIQEVTQPGAGVVLALAGPEPGELEPPELEMLSRSLLGTLLRLARERDMGAQRLAELLLERQPAPLLPEAPARTPPEGPSHHLALQLANTKAQLRRLRQELEEKVELLLDSQAEVQGLEAEIRRLRQEAQALSGQAKRAELYREEVEALRERAGRLPRLQEELRRCRERLQVAEACKSQLEEERVLSGTLEASKALLEEQLEVAQERCARLHETQRENLLLRTRLGEAHAELDTLRHQVERLAEENVELELELQRSLEPPLGSPGEAPVPGAAPSLHDEVREAEAGRLQTLERENRELRALLQVLRGQPGGQHPLLEEQSEDSLVPELDVTPQTCLASDLGPQGLAGQVGDEGTQALDPAPPVSDSALERVAVPPQASDSDPQVIERPLQVAAAAPQTSDLTVQESGRVVATQESLEEAGHGALLQTPSAVVSPQVPGVEIQAELLGGETGEPGPKAQVLRQEGPASKPGPSELSLRGQLEEQETPGQGLDLPQGQREAREHEQKLEGMVGDPGQQNPQQKSEGAPEAQTWEGPIPGEMLAGGVPEQEALREEVVQLRKEAEALRAELEAQARRLEARGTEAARLSEELAQARKAETEAQGEVEAQAREQARLREAVEAAGRELEAASREREALTEALAATGRERRQWEREAPRLRARAEAAEERLQVLENEGRQHLKEAERERQALKEELEKAVVRGRELGARLEHLQSELEQAALERQEFLREQEFQHQRYQGLEQRLEAELQAAATSKEEALRELKTRALQLEEELVQLRQGPEGLGSEGHAELKTPGAQSGRLIEVERSNATLVAEKVALQGQLQHLEGQLGSLQGRAQELLLQSQRAQEYSSRLQAEKSVLEMQGQELHKKLGVLEEEVRMARQSQEETRGQQQALLRDHEALAQLQRRQEAELEGLLVRHRDLKANMRALELAHRELQGRHEQLQAQRASVEAQEMALLAERERLMQDGHRQRGLEEELRRLQSEHDRAQKLLAEVSRERGELQGERGELRGRLARLELERAQLEAQSQRLRESNQQLDLSACRLTTQCELLTELRSAQEEENRQLLAEVQALSRENRELLERSLESRDHLHREQREYLDQLNALRREKQKLVEKIMDQYRVLEPGPLPRTKKGSWLADKVKRLMRPRREGGLHGGPRLGADGAGSTESLGGPPETELSEGREADGTGSPSPAPMRRAQSSLCLRDETLAGGQRRKLSSRFPVGRSSESFSPGDTPRQRFRQRRPGPLGAPTSHGKGPGVGWDGSIETLSEHKADANGEGLEVQEPEKRPLAPSLSQ